The segment ttgagaaactggtctcctcagtccccagatgtctgttgagtgttgtaagaagaaggggagatgccacacagtggtgaaaatggtcttgtcccaacttttttggtatttgttgacaccatgaaattttgaatcaacatatttttcccttaaaatgatacattttctcagtttaaacttttgttctgtgttttatgttctattctgaataaaatattagaagttggcacctccacattattgcattcagtttttattcacgatttgtatagtgtcccaacttttttggaatccggtttgtacatgtgctttggattacaagcatgcttccaggAATTGATCATGCTCGCAATCGAAAGTTTAACTGTATCGAATGAgtttctgtattgtaaatcctttgtttttattattatttttgattttcCTAAACTGTAAGCCAttaaatttaaagcaaaaagaGTGGAAATTTACTTCACATGTAATAATTCTGGAATATATGAGAGTTtaaggtttttattaattttcaaaaaagaaagaaagaaaaaatacatcaGTCATTTTTTTGTGGTTTCTGTATATGAAACCACAATGTTTGCAAAAATCAGGTACCTTGTCTGTGGCATTCAGCAAGGTGTCCGATGTCATCCTGATGAAAATATTCATAGAAAGATGTCCCCAGCAGTTCCTGTGGTAGATAGGCAAGAATGGCAGTGGCCCTGAAATGAAACAGTCATTGTGAAAAACCACAGAAACAGGAATAGATGCCTGTGTTTGTAAACCGTATATTATTTAGGTATACTCTATATACAGCGGTGGAACATATCTGCATTCAACTACATGAAGGGTTTTTCCCAGGCCACATGAAAACCCGCTAGTGTCTAATTGCCCTACTAACACAGAAAAACACTAAGCCATTGTATCAGACACTGGCCCAGAGGCACAGAGAGATATAAGAGTGGATGCCCTATAATTTCTCTTCAGCCTATCTTTTCAGACTTACCCCTCGGTTGGAACAGTTTTTGTTGGGAAAAATGTAGTCATTGCTCAGCTACTGGACACCTCAGCAACACCACTCAGAAATCTAGTAAGTCAGTTAAGTCAGCATGTTCCAAAAACTATGAACTCTTGTCCTGATTAATATGGTAAGAGTTTAATACTTTCATAAAATTCTGAACATTTAACGCATAACTAATTATGTCTGAGACTTTCACATTGAATTGTTCAATTAAATTATTAGATCATAGGTCAAGCTTAACCTGTTAATAAACCAAatcaatttttacatttaatttcaaaATCTTCAGTTTATTATGGCATattgtaaaaaggaaaaagaatcctattttgattcaatttaaatttaagcAACCAGCCAGGGGACCATGAACCTTACAGTGATTAAGAGTCAGCATCGCCCAGCAAAATGCCTAAATCCTGCTTCAAAAACCCACAATATGACAAAAtccacattttaataaataatttcatacattattaataatgtaaactATAAGCAATTCTTCCACCATGCAGCTTTGGTTGCTAAGCAACATAAGCTACAAAGATCCAAGCATTAAAGTACATTAGATTTTAGAATCATAAACTTCCAATAATTTGGGATTAATCACTCTGAACAGCCTGTTCTACTCACCTCTGATCAACAAAGACAAACTTGCCGTCGATGGCGTGGCGCGAGACGTATTCTGTCGGTTTGACACGGATATCTCCGTTCATTGGCTGAGGGACGATGTGAGGGTGCAGACGGCCGATGGCCACCAGGCAGCTCAAATTGCAGCCTTCGTTATCAGGCTCGTTGTCCTCATCCAAGCCCTTCTGCATGGGTGGCCAGCTTTTTAGGTAGCCCGTGCTGTGGATGGTGCAGAAGCTTTTGCGGTCGGCTGCAGAGGAAATGACATATGGTGTCAGCATGAGGTCACTGATTAGATTCAAAAGCATTAATGACAATTGACTGAGAACCTGAAATGACAGGATTCTGATTATAGCGACTATAGTGTACTATAATTAATCTGAAACAGTTATACTGTTGGTATAATATTTCTTATTCTTGAAACACAAgttaaaaacaataactttTTGGtcccactttaaaaaaaacaacagtttctGTATAGTTTTAATGTACTAAGTTAAAAGTATGATCTACAGCATATTTAAAAGTCCATAATGTACATAAGGTACACAAACCAGATTGCGCATCGATTTTATCATAGcagtatattaaaacatttaactgtttttgcttttaattcAAACCAGATCTTGGCTCATAACTTAGTGCAGCTGCATCAAAGACTGCCAAataatttattctttcaaatttatttttcttttcacctCTTATCTATATTCTCAGATTTTGTTcacaatcacaaaaacaaattaagtaCACTGCCATAAAACAGTCACAATATAAGAAAGGgcttgcatcaagcaaagaaaacaactaacgAGATTACTGAAATGGTCcgatgcattttttaaaacctgtacagataatgataaaaacacacaacgtgatgagaactcacagatTCGTGCCTAAACAGctatgtggccataagaaaaccacttgttagtgagaatcACAAAAAagcttgtatttaaaaaaaagattgtacATTGGAGCAATGAGAAAAAGCCATGCAGTCTGATGAGTACAGgatgaccctattccagagcaatagGCGTGTCATgttaagaagggaagtgcatgaagcgatgcaacAATACAGTATTTGGCAATAAACACAAGTCAACTGATCCCATTTTTCTGTAACTgaactttaaaaaggtttttaccAGTCATCATATACTTTGTAGAGCACCATGCCCTACGCAGTAAGCACATTTAGTAAACAGGAATTAATTTAGtatttagtttaattattttaaataggtGACTAAAAACCGGGCAATGCAAATTAAATTCCATCAGAAATGTCATCTCACCTTTCTTTTTGGAGCAGGTGGAGGCAAAGTCCTTGTCCTCTGTTTTGATGAGAGGTCTGTTACTTTTCATTCTGCAGAAGAAAGAGCGTCGGGCACCAGAGCACAGCCTGGACGGGCCTGGCGCGATGTCGGTTTTAACTGGCAGTCcagctgaaagacaaataaCCTGCAGTGTAAATTTTACTTTAACGTGGCTGTCAAACTTAATTTACATAATCACTCCTGAATAACATGTTACCCAACCTGAAGTTTTTGATTAAATATCAAATTGCAGCTACTTTAGatgttgcattttatttttccaaaagtttTGACTAGATGCATTCCATGAGTGCTGAGAGCACACAGCTGTTCTAGGAATTGTTCACCCTCGTGCACtagattttcatttaaaattatttgggATTCATCCCGCAACCTCCATTCTgtggagcaaaataaacaaatcataagCTGTTGATAagaaatggtgtttgtggaactgttgcaGCCTCATGACTACATCACAGGATTGCTGATAtttagcacaacagcactcttATCTTGTGTAATACTGCTTAATTATATTCATAAGCTTGTAACATTATGTTCGACACTACAACTTTATAACCTTTCTCCCCAACTCCTTAGTGAGCAAAAGGAAATGAGTAATTCAATATACTTTTGGCATCAATGAGTCGCTCCCTTGGCACTGTGTCAGATGAGGACAGCTGCTCCTTGACTTTAGCAATGTCCTTAGGATGCAAATAATCAAACAAGCTCTGGCCAATCAGGTCATTCTGCCAAAAGATACAAGATTACATGGGTGAGCTGGAATGTTTTATACAATGCAGTCATAACCTCATATTTTGTATATCACCAAACACAGTCTGTACTTTTAAGTCATACCATGCCTAAGCAGTTGAACTCACTTGGCTGTAGTTCAAGATTTTATACACAGACTCGGAAACGAAAAGAATCTTTCCGCGATCGCAGCCGACCACAAAGAGAAAGCCATCAGCAGCCTGTGGATCCAACATGAACTTATGATCAAAACCCAAGCCAGAGCGTTAATCAGAGTATTACAGTAGGAATACAAATGCACTGGCACATACCCTCAGTATCAGGTGTTTCAGTTCATCATCTGACAGAAAGGCTGGTTTGTAGTTAACTTCAGTGTAAGGGTTTGCAGCACCTTACAGacgaataaaagaaataactaTTACAGTCAGTTGCAGTGCATAATGATAATGTAAGTTAAAAGCTGTAAAAAGCTGACAAGGTGTGCTGTCACTGCAAAATAAtcaattacttaaaaaaaataaaaaatccagtgCATCCAGAAGTGTTTAATTCATCTTTAAATAACAGCAATGCTTTATTTATAGTTAAAGTacgacatactgtataacacatcATGTTTGTAGCCTTTATAGTTTATAGACTATGGAGCGTCTGAAACGCTTCTGTTATCACTTAGATCTGTGattattcatacacatttatctAGGCTAACATAAAATAATGGCACAAATTATTCTTAATATTAATTTAGCTCCTCCATCTTCGTtgtctataacgctttatcctgcattcagtGTTGCAGGGGCCCTGGAGCGTATCACAAGAtgtgtggtacaccctggactgggtgccaaaccatcgcagagcacacacaaaatataccCATTCACACACAAGCACCAAAAAGCTGATCAACTATAGGAACAATACCATACTATGACGGGCATATGAATATAAAGCTGTGACTTGGCTTATTACTGTCTAAGCTGTTGTTATAGAAACTAAATCAGATTTCACACTATGCATCATTTTACCTCGTAATGTTTTCATGTGTTGGACGGCCATGCGCAAAACAGTCAGTTTGTCCAGTTTGCGGGACATGGCGTTGCAGGTAGGCACTAGTGAAGCCAGCTCATCAATGAAGCTGTTCATTTTGTCCCTGCGTCGCTTCTCAATCTGACTGTGAGCCTCCCTACAAATGACACAGGAATAAGGGTcacaaaagctaaaaaaataatatacagttaaaccttagagtgcaagcataatttgttccggaaatgtgcttgtatatcaaacgGAATCACTCCTTTAAACAGATACATCTCCCACACTGATATGCATGTGCACATAATTGGTCACAAtgttctagtaaacagtacacacgcacacagatgttgactatacgagtgacgcacgCGGACTGAGACTGAGCTcaggagacaattacccacaatcccacagcgtaAGAGAGAGGAATCATTGGCTCTGTTGTGATCACGTGTCACTCGGCAGGCAAAGTGTATACAGTACGTAGTACAGTACGTACTATACCCAGACGTTGCACGTttaacaagtttttattttgctcgtcttgcaaaatgcttgcagaccaagttacttgcaatTCAAAGTTCCACTGTAAAAGGGTCCAGGCGTGTTCTGGTCCAAGTGTTGGAAAATTTAGCAAATTGGTAAACGATCATCTTTGtggaatactgtacatttagaataaaacaacaacaacaaaaacatatgTATATATCTTGGGATTTGAAAACATCATTGTGAAAAACTGACTCATTTAATAGACGTGCATATACACCTGCTCATTTGTGTAACTGTCTAATTTGTTAAGCTTGTGCCACCAGTATCAGGAAAATACATGCCAAAAGGTTTAGTTAATATTTAATCAACCATGATCAGGTTGTTGATGCCAAAACTGACTCGTATTTCAGAAAATGCTGATCTCATACCAGCCTTGTTGATGAGACAGGATAAACATCTGGCCACTGTAGCCTCAGCTTCCTGTTCTTAAACCTCACGACTAGAACCCGGTGTggggtcttttactgttgtagCTCATTCACCCTCAATATTCAAAGTGTTGGGctttctaaaatgtatttcagatTACCACACCTGTAAAGAGTGTTTACCTGAGCTACTATAGCCTTCATCAGCTTTACCCAGCCTGTTTATTCCCTGACCCCTTCTTTAAACAGATGTTTatgtctgcatgattttattcaCATCCGCATGCTCTTATGCACTGCCCTGCTGCCTCATGGTTAACTAACTGTATAACTGCACAAATGTATACGTAACTGTACAGGTGTACGAGTctcctaataaagtggatgcTGAGTGTATTTATGCTTttagctgtgtgtgtattttaaaataaatatatatattttctatttatattaaaacagaAATCCGTTCACGTGTTgaataagaaaatgaaaaaatcttGAATTTGGCTGTAAATGTAGATCACTCTCCAAAGTCTATAATCGACATGAAAGCTTAATTGTGCTACATGATGTGGTTTATGAGACTAATCTAAAGCCTTATTGGTATGAAGATGCAGAAATGCTACAGTACCTGGCATTCTTTATCCGGCCTTGTTGTTCCATACAATCCCtgataaaagagaaataaaaatatttacaataacGAAATTTAAATCCATTTGGGCGCCAGGTATACTTATGCgtcctttaacattttaattgttaaaatgtgttaCTACCGTTCCACCTACCTTCCAATTTGTCTGTCCTTGTCCATATCCATACTGTCccttacaaaatataaaacaaagttgAAGCAATTTATTTGAtaaatacttactgtacatacaaatcTAAAAGACGAATGTGTGTTAAAAAAGTGGAATGaacattatttaataacatgtgatctgttaaatttaaataattacatttttgtgtgtgaaCAACATGAAGCCATTTAatacaaatactgtaatttatatttgttttgtaaaacaAAGTATTATCCACAGATAGAGTGACTTTGTGATAGAACGATATTTACAGCCCCTGTAACATGCAGttagtgataacaggaacttgCTTTATAGACGTTTTATGACACAACATGTAGCTATAAGgtaataaaatgtctaaaaacaaTCAGGTCATCTTGAGGTTGTTGACTGGACTTTGTTGACAACAACGCATGTTGAACTTGATTACAAACACAACGTAATTCAGAGTTGGACGTACTGGTAGTCAGTGCTGCCCTTCCTCTTGCGAGTGTAGTCCATGGAGGACATGTTGATGGAACTGCTGATGAGATCAGTGGAGCTTGGAGACATCAACTCATTCATTGTAGAGGAGATATCCATCCTCTGGTCTGCCATGAGTTCATCTGCAGAAATAAACACACCAACCAGtctaataagtaaataaagtgGTGAACTGTGGAAAAATTAAAGTGGCATCATAAAAATAGCTTTTAGAACTTACCACAAAGGTTCATGAGGAGTGTCGTTCCCAGACCATGTCACGAAAACTTTCTCTGTAAGCAGCAAGGAACAGAGGTTTGAGTCAGACAATGAACATGGTGTCTTAAGGCAAGCGTGGAagtaatacaatatatatttaatatcatGGTGTTAttcaaaaatatgtaataagaATGTGCACAGTTACTATGGGaagtgattaaaaaagaaaaaaaatgtccttgCATTTTTTAACTAAGGAATAAAATGTGGTGGGGTGTTAGCAATAATCAGTCAGTGACAATTCTAGTGTATATGGTgtcccacacaaaaaaaattaacaatgcTATTAGCCATATATTAACATACATAATAGTCTGACAAAACACAGTATTGCTGC is part of the Clarias gariepinus isolate MV-2021 ecotype Netherlands chromosome 15, CGAR_prim_01v2, whole genome shotgun sequence genome and harbors:
- the bmal1b gene encoding basic helix-loop-helix ARNT like 1b, giving the protein MNLCDELMADQRMDISSTMNELMSPSSTDLISSSINMSSMDYTRKRKGSTDYQDSMDMDKDRQIGRDCMEQQGRIKNAREAHSQIEKRRRDKMNSFIDELASLVPTCNAMSRKLDKLTVLRMAVQHMKTLRGAANPYTEVNYKPAFLSDDELKHLILRAADGFLFVVGCDRGKILFVSESVYKILNYSQNDLIGQSLFDYLHPKDIAKVKEQLSSSDTVPRERLIDAKTGLPVKTDIAPGPSRLCSGARRSFFCRMKSNRPLIKTEDKDFASTCSKKKADRKSFCTIHSTGYLKSWPPMQKGLDEDNEPDNEGCNLSCLVAIGRLHPHIVPQPMNGDIRVKPTEYVSRHAIDGKFVFVDQRATAILAYLPQELLGTSFYEYFHQDDIGHLAECHRQVLQMRDKIHTNCYKFKVKDGSFITLRSRWFSFMNPWTKDVEYIVATNTVVSSGTRDGADPSYLQLTASPQSMDSVLTTDGSGKRSLQTVPGIPGGTRAGAGKIGRMIAEEVMEIQRIRGSSPSSCSSSPLNITNSTPPPDISSPGGKKIQNGGTPDIASAGMGSSQDSIGYPYSNNSILSENSHISIGDIMDDPGSSSPNNDEAAMAVIMSLLEADAGLGGPVDFSDLPWPL